The DNA window CCACGGATCTACGGCCTTGTCGTTATCCATTCTTCCGTGTGTCAATGGTACGCTATCGTTACCATAGTTACATTGTCATGGACCCCCTCTCTATTTAATGGGATGTCAGGTTGCAAAGTTCAACACTAATTATACTCCTATCATCTAATACAACTCTAAGTCCAACTGTAACATATTATGACTAGTTTATTCAACAAAAACAACTTAGGAGGTGGGTTGGAGGATGTCTCTAAAAACAATTACAATAATTGGCGATAAAAGCGTcaactagaatttttttttatcatataaaggAGTGGGTGAAAGAGAGAGTTGCTTGGCTACACACATAACCAAAGGAAAATATTGTGGGGCCCACCTAGCCCTTTGTCACACGTAGAGACATTGTCACCGCTCATAAGACGCTATCGCTACGATGCACCGAGATATTTCATAGGTGTTGTGTAGGAAAACTGTGTACTGGTGGCAGGGCGGTTACAGCAAGGTTTATGCAAAAACCGTGAAAATTGTGATGAATTCAAATCTAGTGGTAAGTGTGGTTCGGACAAGAAAACCACACGGTTTTGGCAGAAAACCACATGGTTTGTGCAGAAAACTGTGAGCAGTTCATTCCGcggataaaaatagaaaaaactgaaaaatattataaaatcaaaaaataataggaaataaataatatgatatatttggaACATTAGGATATAGtatttataaaacagagaAGTTTAGCAtgacatatattaaaaatggatATTCGAACTATTATGTACGTCAATTCACAATTGACAATTAATATAGAACATGATTAGAAGTTATAATACATGTCTATACCAATACAATAATAACTAGcacaaattttatagttgtGCCTTCCTGGGTCACGTGGAAAAatgctatttttcttttttatttttccaaggATAACAATATGTTGAACCTTAATCTCTGTTAAAAACTCAAATATTTCATAGCTTTCTTTCACCAAACGACTCTATAAATCGATTCATACCactgatattttttctttacgatttttttacaagtttttaaatttaaacaaaatttagcaACTCAAACTGCATCCTTCCGTTGTCATGGTCCAGCAGTGCACGCAGTAACCGCGTGAACCCTAGATACAAGGTGCAGAGAttgaagagagagatcgatACTAGCAGGTATAGGTATAGCCATTGTCTTGGTTTTACTGACCAAATGAAATGAATTCTCTCACTGGGAGGGACAGATGGAGATGGCCATCTTTCCGTCCTCAACAAGGTACGTATCGAATGATCCGTGCatacatccatccatcatcgatcgatcaatgcTCAAAAGACTCGTTGACAACAACGTTTCTATATATCCAGCCCCTTTTATTCGCCCAAGATACTCCTATGTCCTAGCGTGACaaactaaggtggtgtttagttgtcaaaattttttttgccaaaaatatcacatcgaacgtttgaccggatgtcagaaggggtttgggttttcggacacgaatgaaaaaccgaatttcacggctagtctagaaaccgcaggacgaatcttttgagcctaattaatccatcattagcacatgttggttactgtatcacttatggctaatcatggactaattaggctaaaaagattcgtctaaagatttcttccataactgtgcaattagtttttttggttcatctatgtttaatgctttatttaggagtgtttagattgagaaaatttttgggagaaatatcacatcgaatgtttgaccggatgtcgaaagggattttcggacacgaatgaaaaaacgaatttcacggctagcctagaaaccgcgagacgaatcttttgagtctaattaatttgtcattagcacatgttggttactgtagcacttatggctaatcatggattaattaggctcaaaagattcgtctcaagattttttccataactgtgcaattagttttttggttcatctatgtttaatgctttatttagatgttcaacaattcgatgtgatgtttttggaaaaaaattttggaaactaaacaaggccttaggtgtccaaaaataattcgatataatgtttttggagaaaaaaatctaggaactaaacaagacctaacTTATTAACCCAATCTAAAGTTTCCTGCCAGTCAACAGCCTAGCTAGCGCAATAAACATGGACACAACTTTGTGCGTGTTTAggtggtgaaatgaaaatttctgTGTGTtatatcagacgtttgaccaaAGAAGTTTTTgaacaagaatgaaaaaacgaatttcacggctggcatggaaaccgcgagacgaatcttttaagcctaattaatcgtCATTAACgtatgtaggttactgtagcacttatagttaatcatgtactaattaggctcaaaagattcgtctcacgatttctcatataactgtgtaattagtttttcgttttatctgtgtttaatattctatttaggtgttcaaagatttgatatgatgtttttgggtgaaaatttttggcaactaaatgGGGTCTTAGGATATGTTTGATTGGCGGTGAGGTGGGAAAAGATATGACAATTTATTTTGTCACGATATggtgatttaattttatgtttgttgaatggaataatttaattttttatttgtttggatGGGATGAGtatattgaattactaataaataataatataaattaatcgtaatagattttattataattaatatgaattaacgacaaaatatatctatgatcactaattaacactaatctAAACTcgataattactaattaatgataaaatatgttaattaTCACTAgacaatcactaatgatcatgATTAGTGAAGGTCGATGAACTCGTCTATCTAATTTGTCCAAATACGCTCATCTAACATCTTTATGATATTTGCCCTCTCCCATCAAGAGATATCCAGCCAaccaaatacatttttatttaattaattacacagtatCCTAGATATTTCATCGGGAATGTCCTTATTAGTATTTTTGGATATCATCCCTGGATGGCAGTAGGTTTGTGTGAGATAGGGTGtacctttcttctttcttgccaACCAGTACCTCTGTAACCCTTTGCCCGAGTGTAGCCATCACCGTTCTCTCATGCCAAATCTTAATGTGTTactttaattagttattatatttctaatatttgatTGGTATTACAGCACGATATTTGTTTAAGAACAGATATAAGTACGTCATTACTCCTCAGCTCCGTTTCTTGTTCCCttctccgtattttaatattCGAGTTTTTAACATCgtttgatcgatcgattgtgACAGCAGCCTCAAAGCTCTCTAGTGAGGGCGATGCTTAAGTAACTAATCCTCTCTTTCGACGCATACTCTTCACGAACTGCGTATGCTTCTGATCATATATGTCACGCATAGAGAGAGCTAGCTTACAAGTGCGATCTAAATTAGAAGAGCTAACAGAGTCGCAGAACTAGTGTCaaattgggaaaaaaaatgtaccgGCTGGTAGCTGTTGGCTAGGGTGATAAAGCTTAACTACTCCATTAACGATCTTAGGGGCAACATGACGCTTGCGACTTGTGAGTGCATCACGTGAAAATCCATgataaaatattgatttaaattatggattaattaggcttaaaaaattcatttcacggattagctctcacttatgaaattattttttttattaatttatgtttaatacttcaacttaacatccaaacatccgatataacatgaggctaaaaagtttagccccatctaaacaactaGACCAGCTGAATTATGTGAACTTCACATGAGCTATAACTGAACTGCTTACGTGCTAGTAGCAGGATTTTCGAAACTGAAACCACATTGAGCCGTTACTGCCACGTTTAAACCATAGAAAACATGACACATTCACGTTTaaacaatttgaattcaaactccACAGTTTCTGTGGATTTTTAACAAAACCACGCGATTTCTAACGATTATTGTGCGACTTTGGTACAAAGCCGTGGATAGCTGAGGACAActgcatataaataaaacaaaatctaaaaatattctaaaacaatatgaaaaaaatagaaaatagtatGGTACAtttggtaaaataaaaaccaaatagGGTTAACCGGGGCCTCACGTGAATTGGAAAATTGAGGAATATATAGGgatccatagaaatttttctcGGAGCTTtgagtggatgattatttttatattttctttctccaacttgcaggaaaaaaatcatttaatttttctatacttGTGGAAATTAATCCGTACAATCTAAATCCTTCAATTTTTCTCCTAACCGAATATGCACCAATACTTTACTTCAATGagtcaaacaaaatattttatatatgatttccTAAAAGATCATTTGATTCTTCTTATATGTAATATACACTTGTACGATACTATTAACAGCCATTATTACATGTCAAGTTTGAACATCACTACTACGGTGACAGACACTGGTACGAGTAATCTACACGGGaaaggtaaaagaaaaaaaaaagaaaaaaagacacaCGGAGTCCAACAAGGGCAATGGCGATGCTCCTCACTTCCACCATAAATTACCCTCGACCTCTCCTCTTGGTCGCCTCCGCTCGGCCTCTTCCTCTTTACTCCTTCCTTCCTACtcctcgctcgctcgcgcccTCGCCTGCGCCGCGCCAAAACGCATAAAATTCCATCACAACCATTCGCCTtgttccctccctccctccctcacctctcccgcgccctcgccaTGCCCGCGGCCGCTTCCTCTTGGCGTTTCTAGATgggctcctcctccctcctcctcttcccctcctcctcctccgcctcttattcctcctcctcctcacatGCCATCACCTCCTCTTCCTTActgcctcctctcccctcatccgaccaccaccaccacctccgctaCCTCCACCACCTAGAGGACCaacaccacgccgccgccatggtccGCAAGCGCCCCGCCTCCGACATggacctgccgccgccgcgccgccacgtcACGGGTGATTTATCTGATGtcacggcggccgccgcggccggggcGCCGCCGATGTCGTCTGCCAGCGCGCAGCTCCCCGCGCTGCCCACGCAGCTCCCGGCGTTCCACCAGACCGACAtggacctcgccgcgccgccgcagcacgcGCCGGAGGGAGGCGCGCCCAGCACGGCCTGGGTGGATGGCATCATCCGCGACATCATCGCCAGCAGCGGCGCCGCGGTCTCCATCGCGCAGCTCATCCACAACGTCCGCGAGATCATCCGACCCTGTAACCCCGATCTTGCTTCCATCCTcgagctccgcctccgctccctcctcgcctccgaccccgcgccgccgccgcctcctccccaccaGCCTGCTCTCCTCACCGATGCCACGGCGCCCCCCGCCCCCGCATCGGTCGCGGCgcttcctccccctccaccgccgcatgacaagcgccgccgcgagcctCAGTGTCAGGAGCAGGAACCGAATCCGCCGCAGTCGCCGAAGCCCCCCTCCGCGGAGGAAACCGccgcggctgccgccgccgccgcagcggcggctgctgcggcCGCCAAGGAGAGGAAAGAGGAGCAGCGGCGGAAGCAGCGCGACGAGGAGGGCCTGCACCTGCtcacgctgctgctgcagtgcGCGGAGTCGGTGAACGCGGACAACCTCGACGAGGCGCACCGCGCGCTGCTGGAGATCGCCGAGCTCGCCACGCCGTTCGGCACCTCGACGCAGCGCGTCGCCGCCTACTTCGCGGAGGCCATGTCGGCGCGCCTCGTCAGCTCGTGCCTGGGGCTGTACGCGCCGCTGCCCaacccgtcgccggccgccgcgcgcctccacgggcgcgtggcggcggcgttccaGGTGTTCAACGGAATCAGCCCGTTCGTGAAGTTCTCACACTTCACGGCAAACCAGGCGATCCAGGAGGCGTTCGAGCGGGAAGAGCGGGTCCACATCATCGACCTGGACATCATGCAGGGGCTCCAGTGGCCGGGGCTGTTCCACATCCTGGCGTCGCGCCCCGGCGGGCCGCCCAGGGTGAAGCTCACCGGGCTGGGTGCGTCCATGGAAGCGCTGGAGGCGACGGGGAAGCGGCTGTCGGACTTCGCCGACACGCTGGGGTTGCCCTTCGAGTTCTGCCCGGTGGCTGACAAGGCCGGGAATCTCGACCCGGAGAAGCTGGGCGTCACGCGGCGCGAGGCCGTCGCCGTTCACTGGCTGCGCCACTCGCTCTACGATGTCACCGGCTCCGACTCCAACACGCTTTGGCTCATCCAGAGGTACAGTACTGCTCCAtgctttttctcctttcttccCTTTGTCAACTCGGACCCCGGAATCATGGCTACTTTCCAGCCTACGCCTCATTGACATTGCGACCTACGCATCAAACACATCAATGGCTACTAACCCTAGTTCACAATAGGATTAAGgagcagtaaaaaaaattgcatttttGGAGCCCTAAAAGCATGTCATTATGGCCAACTTTTTAGGCTTAGAAAGGTTGCACCTTTCTATTGCTTCTGCGGTATCAAGCTTCTCCATGGTCTTTGGTGATCCGAGAAGTGGGAAAGATATCACCTCCATTTGGTTTGTGGATCACTATGAACGATCTAAAAAGTTCTTATCATCATGACCAACTTTTCATGCCAAAAGGTCTCAGCTTTCTTGTTCTAAGTGTCAAATACTGATTATTAAACTCAAATGACTGTCATCTTCTATGGAGTAGTACTAATCAGTTCATACTAGATCACATAGTTATGCTGAACTTTTCTAGTGGACTGAAATATATGTGTCCCACTGTACTTGTCAAGCCATGAAGGCAACCAATTTAGGTGTCGTTCAGAACttattgttataatttatagttCTAAATGTTGCTGGTTGAGTCATTCTTGTCGAACAGAATCATAATAAATTGATGTACTGACCTTGACTCTGGACCACAAATCAGGTTGGCACCAAAGGTTGTAACAATGGTGGAGCAGGATCTGAGCCACTCAGGCTCATTCCTGGCGCGTTTTGTGGAGGCCATCCACTACTATTCGGCATTGTTCGACTCACTGGATGCGAGTTACAGCGAAGACAGCCCGGAGCGGCATGTTGTGGAGCAACAACTCTTGTCGCGGGAGATCCGCAATGTGCTAGCCGTGGGCGGCCCAGCACGCACCGGAGATGTTAAATTTGGGAGCTGGCGTGAGAAGCTT is part of the Oryza brachyantha chromosome 11, ObraRS2, whole genome shotgun sequence genome and encodes:
- the LOC121055754 gene encoding protein SCARECROW 2; the encoded protein is MGSSSLLLFPSSSSASYSSSSSHAITSSSLLPPLPSSDHHHHLRYLHHLEDQHHAAAMVRKRPASDMDLPPPRRHVTGDLSDVTAAAAAGAPPMSSASAQLPALPTQLPAFHQTDMDLAAPPQHAPEGGAPSTAWVDGIIRDIIASSGAAVSIAQLIHNVREIIRPCNPDLASILELRLRSLLASDPAPPPPPPHQPALLTDATAPPAPASVAALPPPPPPHDKRRREPQCQEQEPNPPQSPKPPSAEETAAAAAAAAAAAAAAAKERKEEQRRKQRDEEGLHLLTLLLQCAESVNADNLDEAHRALLEIAELATPFGTSTQRVAAYFAEAMSARLVSSCLGLYAPLPNPSPAAARLHGRVAAAFQVFNGISPFVKFSHFTANQAIQEAFEREERVHIIDLDIMQGLQWPGLFHILASRPGGPPRVKLTGLGASMEALEATGKRLSDFADTLGLPFEFCPVADKAGNLDPEKLGVTRREAVAVHWLRHSLYDVTGSDSNTLWLIQRLAPKVVTMVEQDLSHSGSFLARFVEAIHYYSALFDSLDASYSEDSPERHVVEQQLLSREIRNVLAVGGPARTGDVKFGSWREKLAQSGFHVSSLAGSAAAQAALLLGMFPSDGYTLIEENGALKLGWKDLCLLTASAWRPIQTTGR